In Spiroplasma sp. SV19, one DNA window encodes the following:
- a CDS encoding CTP synthase, whose amino-acid sequence MAKYIFVTGGVVSGLGKGITASSIGVLLKASGLNVFMQKFDPYLNVDPGTMSPYQHGEVFVTADGAETDLDLGHYERFIDENLTKESNITSGQIYKNVIEKERRGEYDGGTVQVVPHVTNEIEKKVYHAAETSKADIIITEIGGTVGDIESLPFIEAIRQVRMEQGRENVIYMHVSLVPYIAASKESKTKPTQHSVRELLLLGIQPDIVVARAEQVLDDSVLEKIALFCNIEKNNVLVATDAASIYEVPMKMYQQNAQQVISKLLNLNITKTDITEWKRFVEKINHSQTTIEIKLVGKYIELPDAYLSVSESLRIAGYENSVQVKIEWIKAEDVTINNYQQLLQNAKGILVPGGFGERGFEGKVLACQFARENKIPLLGICFGMQAAVIEFARNVCHIEDANSSELMKTNNAIIDLIRGKDKAENIGGTLRLGNYKTTLVPNTLAHRLYGKDEVLERHRHRYEFNNDYRQQLEQAGLVFSGLYEAKNLVEVIELPSHPFYIAAQYHPEFTSRPNKPNPLFNGFVQAVIKAK is encoded by the coding sequence ATGGCAAAATATATTTTTGTAACGGGAGGAGTTGTAAGTGGCCTAGGGAAAGGAATTACTGCTTCTTCAATTGGTGTCTTATTAAAAGCAAGTGGATTAAATGTTTTTATGCAAAAATTTGATCCATATTTAAATGTTGACCCTGGGACAATGAGTCCTTATCAGCATGGTGAAGTTTTTGTAACAGCTGATGGGGCTGAAACTGATTTAGATTTAGGGCACTATGAACGTTTTATTGATGAAAATTTAACAAAAGAATCAAATATTACTTCAGGACAAATTTATAAGAATGTGATTGAAAAAGAACGACGCGGTGAATATGATGGTGGAACCGTACAAGTTGTTCCACATGTTACGAATGAAATTGAAAAGAAAGTATATCATGCTGCAGAAACATCAAAAGCGGATATTATTATTACTGAAATTGGTGGAACAGTTGGAGACATTGAATCATTACCTTTTATTGAAGCAATTCGCCAAGTCCGAATGGAACAGGGTCGTGAAAATGTGATATATATGCATGTTTCATTAGTTCCCTATATTGCTGCTTCAAAGGAATCAAAAACGAAACCAACGCAACATTCAGTACGCGAATTATTATTATTAGGAATTCAACCCGACATTGTTGTTGCTCGTGCAGAACAAGTATTAGATGATAGTGTGCTTGAAAAAATTGCTTTATTTTGTAATATTGAGAAAAATAATGTTCTTGTTGCAACTGATGCCGCAAGTATTTATGAAGTGCCAATGAAAATGTATCAACAAAATGCTCAGCAAGTAATTAGTAAATTATTAAACTTAAATATTACAAAAACAGATATTACTGAATGAAAGCGATTTGTTGAGAAAATTAATCATTCACAAACAACAATTGAAATTAAGTTAGTGGGCAAATATATTGAGTTACCCGATGCGTATTTATCAGTTAGTGAATCGTTACGTATTGCTGGTTATGAAAATAGTGTCCAAGTTAAAATTGAGTGAATCAAAGCCGAAGATGTAACTATTAATAATTATCAACAGTTGCTTCAAAATGCAAAGGGAATTTTAGTTCCTGGTGGTTTTGGTGAACGGGGATTTGAGGGCAAAGTTTTAGCTTGTCAATTTGCACGTGAAAACAAAATCCCGTTATTAGGAATTTGTTTTGGAATGCAAGCGGCAGTGATTGAATTTGCCCGTAATGTTTGTCATATTGAAGATGCGAATTCTTCTGAATTAATGAAAACAAACAATGCCATTATTGATTTAATTCGGGGAAAAGATAAAGCAGAAAATATTGGGGGAACTTTACGACTAGGAAATTATAAAACAACTTTGGTTCCAAATACATTAGCTCATCGGTTATATGGAAAAGATGAAGTCCTAGAACGCCATCGTCACCGTTATGAGTTTAATAATGACTATCGTCAACAATTAGAACAAGCAGGATTAGTTTTTAGTGGGCTTTATGAGGCAAAAAACTTGGTTGAAGTAATTGAATTACCAAGCCATCCGTTTTATATTGCTGCTCAATATCATCCTGAGTTTACGTCACGACCAAATAAACCAAATCCATTATTTAATGGTTTTGTGCAAGCGGTAATTAAAGCCAAATAA
- the rpoE gene encoding DNA-directed RNA polymerase subunit delta: protein MNDSVELLELVYSCLKKKGGSDTFENIWNDIASQSDVTVHGTSKEDVIAELYTDLVLDNRFVLTSEGMWGLREFLKYDDIKKQYDYTDQFETTEEFEDIDLDEEEEDEDEESLIDTLDFDDTLDEDDNEEDDFVEIEIEVEDDDLVSSDYSVDDDDETVAAKLGITEEIDWKALEKEMEENN from the coding sequence ATGAACGATAGTGTAGAATTATTAGAGTTAGTGTATTCATGTTTAAAGAAAAAAGGTGGAAGTGATACTTTTGAAAACATTTGAAATGATATTGCTTCACAAAGTGATGTAACAGTACACGGAACAAGTAAGGAAGACGTTATTGCAGAATTATATACTGATTTAGTTCTAGATAACCGTTTTGTCTTAACAAGTGAAGGTATGTGAGGGTTACGCGAATTTTTAAAGTATGATGATATTAAAAAACAATATGATTATACTGATCAATTTGAAACAACAGAAGAATTTGAAGATATTGATTTAGATGAAGAGGAAGAAGATGAGGATGAAGAATCATTAATTGACACTCTTGATTTTGACGATACTTTAGATGAAGACGATAATGAAGAAGATGATTTTGTTGAAATTGAAATTGAAGTTGAAGATGATGACTTGGTTTCTAGTGACTATTCTGTTGATGATGACGATGAGACAGTAGCAGCTAAATTGGGTATTACAGAAGAAATTGACTGAAAAGCTCTTGAAAAGGAAATGGAAGAAAATAATTAA
- a CDS encoding HD domain-containing protein — protein sequence MKLPLTIRDSVHGDIEITEEIAVKLINTPEFQRLRRISQLAGGQYVFPSASHTRFSHCLGVYHLVSKMLETSSFQEMYSKHEQLLVKLAGLLHDIGHGPFSHTFEMINKVTNSNISHESYSTLLIKSPTTNINKILTQEFSPDEINELCMIIEGKHHDSVLSSLVSSQLDADRMDYLLRDGQTSGVGYSHVDTQWIIRHLFIKDKKIIFPLKVQYAIESFLIGRYHMYKQIYLHPLSIGFDLTFKMMFKRLCDLYLANYTFKNKEIIMLLSPLFNGQMMKAEDYCLLDDYTLFTYLKILEHENDEVLVTLIKMLINREFLRKVNPNKRNLEEIKNNLIKKYKNHYNYFMVEYNLKPVKLYDSNTKPIYIDTPDGIKCIMEVSEVLAFKNNNKETATTIWFSIGEKYSS from the coding sequence ATGAAATTACCCTTAACAATCCGTGATAGTGTTCATGGTGATATTGAAATTACTGAAGAAATTGCCGTTAAATTAATTAATACCCCAGAGTTTCAACGTTTACGTCGAATTAGTCAATTAGCAGGGGGCCAATATGTTTTTCCAAGTGCGTCGCATACGCGTTTTTCACATTGTTTGGGTGTTTATCATTTAGTTAGCAAAATGCTAGAGACATCAAGTTTTCAAGAAATGTATAGTAAGCATGAACAATTATTGGTTAAGTTAGCGGGATTATTACATGATATTGGACATGGCCCTTTTTCCCATACTTTTGAAATGATTAATAAGGTTACAAATAGTAATATTAGTCATGAAAGTTATTCAACATTATTAATTAAAAGTCCAACAACAAATATTAATAAAATTTTAACCCAAGAATTTAGTCCTGATGAAATTAATGAATTATGTATGATTATTGAAGGAAAACATCATGATAGTGTTTTATCATCGTTAGTTTCATCACAATTAGATGCCGACCGGATGGATTACTTATTACGTGATGGGCAAACAAGTGGTGTTGGTTATAGTCATGTTGATACCCAATGAATTATTCGCCACTTATTTATTAAAGATAAAAAGATTATTTTTCCGTTAAAAGTCCAATATGCAATTGAATCGTTTCTAATTGGCCGTTATCATATGTATAAACAAATTTATTTACACCCATTAAGTATTGGCTTTGATTTAACTTTTAAAATGATGTTTAAACGTTTATGTGATTTATATCTTGCGAATTATACTTTTAAAAATAAGGAAATTATAATGTTATTGAGTCCATTGTTTAATGGTCAAATGATGAAAGCAGAAGATTATTGTTTATTAGATGATTATACTTTATTTACTTATTTAAAAATATTAGAACACGAAAATGATGAAGTTTTAGTTACGTTAATTAAAATGTTAATAAATCGGGAATTTTTACGGAAAGTAAACCCTAATAAAAGAAATTTAGAAGAAATTAAAAATAATTTGATAAAAAAATATAAAAACCATTATAATTATTTTATGGTTGAATACAACCTAAAACCAGTTAAATTATATGATAGTAATACAAAACCAATTTATATTGATACTCCTGATGGCATAAAATGCATTATGGAGGTATCAGAGGTCTTGGCATTTAAAAATAATAACAAAGAAACTGCAACAACAATTTGGTTTTCAATTGGTGAAAAATATAGTAGTTAG
- the gltX gene encoding glutamate--tRNA ligase — MSQKIRLRYAPSPTGFLHIGNTRTALFNYLFAKHYQGVFVLRIEDTDTERNVDGAIASQLDNLRWLGIEPDETIDRPGAYGPYRQLERLDIYQKYAQELLDMKKAYYCFCTSVELEQDREAQLAAGHLSPRYNRKCWNLSAAEVATKLANHMPYNLRFFVPDNTSYDFNDLVRGPVHFESKDLGDWVILKSNGIPTYNFAVVIDDMLMAISHVVRGEEHISNTPKQLMIYQAFKATPPIFAHLTLIVNEQHKKLSKRDSHLMQFISQYRTLGYLPTAIFNFISLLGWSPLGTAEIFSHDELIKIFDETRFSKSPSMFDVKKLTWMNNYYLKQLSDQDYLAFVRPFLAEKYDLTKKRAEWVNMLLLIYKKELQYGAEIVTLAKPFFEPVTQLTATTMAILTELSGYEAMIATFKNQLHELSDWTEPNIKDLITKMGDQYQMKGKNLFMPIRIFTSHQEHGPELAKVIYLLGREQVISNITKLQ; from the coding sequence ATGAGTCAAAAGATTAGATTACGTTATGCACCAAGTCCAACAGGATTTTTACATATTGGAAATACAAGAACAGCCTTATTTAATTATTTGTTTGCAAAACATTATCAAGGTGTTTTTGTTTTGCGAATTGAAGATACTGATACCGAACGTAATGTTGATGGAGCAATTGCATCGCAATTAGATAATTTACGTTGGTTAGGAATTGAGCCAGATGAAACAATTGATCGACCAGGAGCTTATGGTCCATATCGTCAATTAGAACGATTAGACATTTATCAAAAATATGCGCAAGAGTTATTAGACATGAAGAAAGCATATTACTGTTTTTGTACATCAGTTGAATTAGAACAAGATCGCGAAGCACAATTAGCAGCAGGGCATCTTTCACCACGTTATAATCGTAAATGTTGAAACTTATCAGCAGCGGAAGTTGCAACAAAATTAGCAAATCATATGCCATATAATTTGCGTTTTTTTGTTCCTGATAATACTAGTTATGATTTTAATGATTTAGTTCGTGGTCCAGTTCATTTTGAATCAAAAGATCTTGGTGATTGAGTTATTTTAAAATCAAATGGGATTCCAACATATAATTTTGCCGTGGTAATTGATGACATGCTAATGGCGATTAGTCATGTTGTTCGTGGTGAAGAACACATTTCTAATACGCCAAAACAATTAATGATTTATCAAGCTTTTAAAGCAACCCCACCAATTTTTGCACATTTAACATTAATTGTTAATGAACAACATAAAAAATTATCAAAACGAGATAGTCATTTAATGCAATTTATTAGTCAATATCGGACTCTGGGTTATTTACCAACAGCAATTTTTAATTTCATTAGCTTATTAGGATGATCACCATTAGGAACAGCTGAAATTTTTTCCCATGATGAATTAATTAAAATATTTGATGAAACACGATTTAGTAAATCGCCAAGTATGTTTGATGTCAAAAAATTAACTTGAATGAATAATTACTATCTTAAACAACTTAGTGATCAAGATTATCTTGCTTTTGTTCGTCCTTTTTTAGCTGAAAAATATGATTTAACAAAAAAAAGAGCAGAATGAGTAAATATGTTATTATTAATTTATAAGAAAGAACTTCAATATGGTGCTGAAATTGTAACATTAGCAAAACCGTTTTTTGAACCAGTTACCCAGTTAACAGCAACAACAATGGCGATATTAACAGAACTAAGTGGTTATGAAGCAATGATTGCAACTTTTAAAAACCAGTTACACGAGTTATCAGATTGAACAGAACCAAATATTAAAGACCTAATTACCAAGATGGGTGATCAATATCAAATGAAAGGAAAGAATTTATTTATGCCAATTCGAATTTTTACTTCTCATCAAGAACACGGACCAGAACTAGCAAAGGTTATTTATTTATTAGGAAGAGAACAAGTAATTAGTAATATTACAAAATTACAATAA
- the ispF gene encoding 2-C-methyl-D-erythritol 2,4-cyclodiphosphate synthase translates to MRVGNSYDLHNLKAGTGFPLGGIFIPCQYQVEAVSDGDILLHTISEAIIGALGLGDLGDWFDETNENIDSQIILKQALTLMTNQNYQIVNLDATIILDEPKLKEYKSAIKMNLKQLLQLEDENINIKATTTEKNFNKIIQSYTTLLLVKKDNY, encoded by the coding sequence ATGCGTGTTGGTAATAGTTATGATTTGCATAATTTAAAAGCAGGAACGGGATTTCCCTTGGGAGGAATTTTTATTCCGTGTCAATATCAAGTTGAAGCTGTTTCTGATGGTGATATCTTGTTGCACACAATTAGTGAAGCAATTATTGGCGCATTAGGGTTAGGAGACTTGGGTGATTGGTTTGATGAGACAAATGAAAATATTGATTCACAAATAATTTTAAAACAAGCACTAACTTTAATGACTAATCAAAATTATCAAATTGTTAATCTTGATGCAACAATTATTCTTGATGAACCAAAATTAAAAGAATATAAGTCAGCAATTAAAATGAATTTAAAACAATTGTTACAATTAGAAGATGAAAATATTAATATTAAAGCAACAACAACAGAAAAAAACTTTAACAAGATTATTCAAAGTTATACCACATTGCTGCTAGTTAAAAAAGATAATTATTAG
- the ychF gene encoding redox-regulated ATPase YchF produces the protein MALKMGIIGLPNVGKSTLFNAITNSQVEAANYPFATINPNVGTVEVPDERMDTLINLCEPNKAIHSTFEFYDIAGLIAGASKGEGLGNAFLQNIRETDAICMVVRCFDNKDITHVEGTVDPIRDIEIINLELIISDQEQIKKRIDKVAKKAQTLKQKDDVVEYELLLKLTTALEQNKLLKDLSLSEDELKLVKSFNLLTIKPFIYVANVAEEDLNQEDNVYVEKVKEYGKQHKIEVIVICAKIEEELSALDLTDRALLMADYGIKEAGLSQLIKKSYALLGLQTFFTAGKQEVRAWTFQKGWTAPMCAGLIHSDFERGFIRAEIYSYADLIKYGSEKAVKENGRLRSEGKTYTMQDGDICFFKFNV, from the coding sequence ATGGCATTAAAAATGGGGATTATTGGTTTACCAAATGTTGGTAAATCAACTTTATTTAACGCAATTACAAATTCACAAGTTGAAGCAGCAAATTATCCGTTTGCAACAATTAATCCTAATGTTGGAACAGTTGAAGTTCCAGATGAACGGATGGACACTTTAATTAATCTTTGTGAACCAAATAAAGCAATTCATAGTACATTTGAATTTTATGATATTGCAGGATTAATTGCCGGTGCTAGTAAGGGTGAAGGTTTAGGGAATGCTTTTTTACAAAATATTCGAGAAACTGATGCAATTTGTATGGTTGTTCGTTGTTTTGATAATAAAGATATCACACATGTTGAAGGAACAGTTGATCCAATTCGTGACATTGAGATAATTAACTTGGAATTAATTATTTCTGATCAAGAACAAATTAAGAAACGAATTGATAAAGTCGCGAAAAAAGCACAAACTTTAAAACAAAAAGATGATGTGGTTGAGTATGAATTATTATTAAAATTAACAACAGCATTAGAACAAAATAAATTATTAAAAGACCTTTCCTTATCAGAAGATGAATTAAAACTTGTGAAAAGTTTTAATTTATTAACAATTAAACCATTTATTTATGTTGCTAATGTTGCTGAAGAAGATCTTAATCAAGAAGATAATGTCTATGTTGAAAAAGTAAAAGAGTACGGAAAACAACACAAGATTGAAGTTATTGTTATTTGTGCCAAAATTGAAGAGGAATTATCAGCGTTAGATTTAACTGATCGTGCTTTATTAATGGCTGACTATGGCATTAAAGAAGCGGGGTTAAGTCAGTTAATTAAAAAATCATATGCCTTATTAGGATTACAAACATTTTTTACTGCCGGAAAACAAGAAGTTCGGGCATGAACTTTTCAAAAGGGTTGAACAGCCCCAATGTGTGCTGGTCTTATTCATTCTGATTTTGAACGCGGATTTATTCGCGCTGAAATATATTCATATGCCGATTTAATCAAGTATGGGAGTGAAAAAGCAGTAAAAGAAAATGGCCGTTTGCGAAGTGAGGGAAAAACTTATACAATGCAAGATGGTGATATTTGCTTTTTTAAATTTAATGTTTAA
- a CDS encoding ParB/RepB/Spo0J family partition protein, with product MANNKSRLSSKGLDKIFGEGINDVIKEIESSDELKATANEVMLTEIFPNPHQPRKTFNDEELAELAQSIKAYGLIQPIIVKKTSNGYYLVAGERRSRAAKLAGLTKIPAIIVDFNDQQMKEVALVENIQRVDLNTIEEANAYKELITLLDLTQDELAQRIGKSRSHIANTLRLLTLPADVQKLLLENKVTMGQVKPLISLHVNKNEFKKIVDKIVSLNLNARQVEELVRTYGTKSTKTPEDNKKVPAKRTVNEFLENKIMRKLGTKVVIDTDKIVINYLGLKDLNRILELLGLTDD from the coding sequence ATGGCAAACAATAAGAGTCGATTAAGTTCAAAAGGATTGGATAAAATTTTTGGTGAAGGAATTAATGATGTAATTAAAGAAATTGAAAGTAGTGATGAACTAAAAGCAACGGCGAATGAAGTTATGCTAACAGAAATTTTTCCAAATCCACATCAGCCACGAAAAACTTTTAATGACGAAGAGTTGGCAGAATTAGCACAGTCAATTAAAGCATATGGTTTGATTCAACCAATTATTGTTAAAAAAACAAGTAATGGTTATTATCTAGTAGCTGGAGAACGCCGTAGTCGTGCGGCTAAATTAGCAGGATTAACAAAAATTCCCGCAATCATTGTTGATTTTAATGATCAACAAATGAAAGAAGTGGCCTTGGTTGAAAATATTCAACGTGTTGATTTAAATACAATTGAAGAAGCAAATGCTTATAAAGAATTAATTACATTACTGGATTTAACCCAAGATGAATTAGCGCAACGAATTGGAAAATCACGTAGTCATATTGCAAATACCTTGCGACTATTAACTTTACCAGCAGATGTTCAAAAATTATTATTAGAAAATAAAGTTACAATGGGACAAGTTAAACCACTAATTAGTCTCCATGTGAATAAAAATGAATTTAAAAAAATTGTTGATAAAATTGTTAGTCTTAATTTAAATGCGCGTCAAGTTGAAGAATTGGTTAGAACGTATGGAACAAAGTCAACTAAAACGCCAGAAGATAATAAAAAAGTTCCGGCAAAACGAACAGTTAATGAATTTTTAGAAAATAAAATTATGCGTAAATTAGGAACAAAAGTAGTTATCGATACTGATAAAATTGTAATTAATTATTTAGGGTTAAAAGATTTAAATCGTATTTTAGAACTATTAGGTTTAACAGATGATTAA
- a CDS encoding AAA family ATPase → MGKIIAITNQKGGVGKTTTSINLAAGLARTGKKVLLVDIDPQGNATTGTGANKDEIHDGMSMYDVLVGQVPLKNIIIPGVINNVDLAPATISLAGADVYLMEKLDDNQNILLDRIKPIRDKYDFILIDCPPSLGLINRNALACADSVLIPIQAEYYALEGLAQLLTSIRFVQKMFNKNLTIEGIVLTMFDSRTKLSFEVMAEVKKYFNEKVYRTHIPRNIKISESPSHGLSIFDYDKGGAGAVAYEELTREVLANNGKQ, encoded by the coding sequence ATGGGGAAAATTATTGCAATCACAAACCAAAAGGGTGGGGTTGGAAAAACAACAACTTCAATTAATTTAGCAGCTGGATTAGCACGAACTGGGAAAAAAGTTTTATTAGTTGATATTGATCCCCAGGGAAATGCGACAACGGGAACTGGTGCTAATAAAGATGAAATTCATGATGGAATGAGTATGTATGATGTTTTAGTTGGGCAAGTACCATTGAAAAACATTATTATTCCAGGAGTTATCAATAATGTTGATTTAGCACCTGCAACAATTTCATTAGCTGGTGCAGATGTTTATTTAATGGAAAAATTAGATGATAATCAAAATATTTTACTTGACCGGATTAAACCAATTCGTGATAAATATGATTTTATTTTAATTGATTGTCCACCTTCGTTAGGATTAATTAATCGAAATGCCTTAGCTTGTGCTGATTCAGTTTTGATTCCAATTCAAGCAGAATATTATGCATTAGAGGGTTTAGCGCAGTTGTTAACTTCAATTCGCTTTGTGCAAAAAATGTTTAATAAAAATTTAACAATTGAAGGAATTGTTCTAACAATGTTTGATTCTCGAACAAAACTATCATTTGAAGTAATGGCAGAGGTTAAAAAATATTTCAATGAAAAAGTATATCGAACGCATATTCCTCGAAATATCAAAATTAGTGAGTCACCCTCACACGGATTAAGTATTTTTGATTATGATAAAGGTGGAGCGGGTGCAGTTGCGTATGAAGAATTAACGAGAGAGGTGTTGGCAAACAATGGCAAACAATAA
- the rsmG gene encoding 16S rRNA (guanine(527)-N(7))-methyltransferase RsmG, with translation MMIKLINDYFADLVVNQHQEEQLEQYYQYLVEQNKVMNLTTLVSREDVYVKHFLDSALLLKHYVFADKAKVADVGSGAGFPGLVLKIFCPTIKLTIIEALEKRCLFLQRLVTKLQLQDVEIVHARAEKYSWEHSEQFDLLVSRAVANLGMLLELVVRMVKVRGRVICYKGPNIGNELATAQATIQILNLKLEQIQYENIPPLGERNICHFIKTESTKKPYPRSFNQIKKFPIR, from the coding sequence ATGATGATTAAACTAATCAATGATTATTTTGCTGACCTTGTTGTTAATCAACACCAAGAAGAACAATTAGAACAATATTATCAGTATTTAGTTGAACAAAACAAAGTAATGAATTTAACAACGCTTGTTAGTCGAGAGGATGTTTATGTCAAACATTTTCTTGATTCAGCATTATTGTTAAAACATTATGTGTTTGCCGACAAAGCAAAAGTTGCTGATGTTGGGAGTGGGGCTGGTTTTCCTGGTCTTGTTTTAAAGATATTTTGTCCGACAATTAAGTTAACAATTATTGAAGCATTAGAAAAACGGTGTTTGTTTTTACAACGATTAGTTACTAAATTACAGTTGCAAGATGTGGAAATTGTTCATGCTCGGGCTGAAAAATATAGTTGAGAACATTCCGAACAGTTTGATTTGCTGGTATCACGGGCTGTTGCTAATTTAGGGATGTTATTAGAACTCGTTGTTCGAATGGTTAAAGTGCGTGGAAGGGTTATTTGTTACAAAGGACCTAATATTGGGAATGAATTAGCAACAGCACAAGCGACAATTCAGATTTTAAATTTAAAATTAGAACAAATTCAATATGAAAATATTCCACCACTAGGAGAACGAAATATTTGTCATTTTATTAAAACAGAATCAACAAAAAAACCATATCCACGGAGTTTTAATCAAATAAAAAAATTCCCAATTAGGTAA
- a CDS encoding isochorismatase family protein has protein sequence MSQKALIVVDYQNDFVDPKGSLYVPDAEKLHPHILTLIKTFQNNKDLVIATKDFHPDNHCSFATWPPHCLANSSGSELYQLPESHFDKIILKGTQQDADSYSAFFSDNQTSNGLHEFLQEQNVTDLVIVGVALDVCVSATLTDAIKLNYHGYLDLTCTVGLNPHITF, from the coding sequence ATGAGTCAAAAAGCATTAATTGTTGTTGATTATCAAAATGATTTTGTTGATCCAAAAGGATCATTATACGTTCCTGACGCAGAAAAACTTCATCCGCACATTTTAACATTAATTAAAACTTTTCAAAATAACAAGGACCTAGTCATTGCGACAAAAGATTTTCATCCTGATAATCACTGTTCATTTGCAACCTGGCCACCCCATTGTCTTGCCAATAGTTCTGGCAGTGAACTTTATCAATTACCAGAAAGTCATTTTGATAAAATTATTCTCAAAGGAACACAACAAGATGCTGACAGTTATAGTGCTTTTTTTAGTGATAATCAAACATCCAATGGTTTACATGAATTCTTGCAAGAACAAAATGTTACTGACCTTGTTATAGTTGGTGTTGCCTTAGATGTTTGTGTCTCGGCAACTTTGACTGATGCTATTAAATTAAATTATCATGGTTATCTTGACTTAACATGTACTGTTGGTCTTAACCCCCACATTACCTTCTAA
- a CDS encoding HNH endonuclease signature motif containing protein — protein sequence MSKTNNTEIWKIHPDFPYLEISNMGRVRNNMTKKIKELKKPKNTNYFLIRRREEGKTKTKPLHKLVVELFIGQVPPNMTIDHINGNPRDNRAENLEIVSKRENTMRQIRMWSHPHSFYNRNLVEAHSEKRWMYRDQLYNWIELLKLLHAQGIIYYQVKWRGSTSGRIGQLPNGETIMRVKNIEFDNDDDF from the coding sequence ATGAGTAAAACAAACAATACAGAAATTTGAAAAATTCATCCTGATTTTCCTTATCTTGAAATTAGTAATATGGGTCGTGTTCGCAATAATATGACAAAGAAAATTAAGGAGTTAAAAAAACCTAAAAATACAAATTATTTTTTAATTCGTCGTCGCGAAGAAGGAAAAACCAAAACAAAGCCACTCCATAAATTAGTTGTGGAGTTATTTATTGGCCAAGTGCCACCTAATATGACAATTGATCATATCAATGGTAATCCCCGCGATAATCGTGCGGAAAATCTTGAAATTGTATCAAAACGTGAAAATACGATGCGTCAAATTCGAATGTGATCGCATCCGCATAGTTTTTATAATCGCAATTTAGTTGAAGCTCATAGTGAAAAACGTTGAATGTATCGTGATCAATTATACAATTGAATTGAGTTATTAAAATTGCTGCATGCCCAGGGCATTATTTATTATCAGGTTAAATGAAGAGGAAGTACAAGTGGACGGATTGGTCAATTACCGAATGGTGAAACGATTATGCGAGTAAAAAACATTGAGTTTGACAATGATGATGATTTTTAA
- a CDS encoding DNA-3-methyladenine glycosylase yields the protein MVNLVPLRDPVFFSQNAVLVAQQLLGKYLVRIIDGKKINCKIVETEAYDGPTDDANHGFNNKRSLRNETLFWQGGYAHIFMIYGMYFCFNIVTDQTDYPSAVLLRAGEIVVDETTPNFVSKPNLANGPGKLSRYLKINKTDDGLNLIKSSTLYLEQEAIPSVFDITTTSRVNIDYATNFKLKPYRFYITNHKAVSKK from the coding sequence ATGGTAAATTTAGTACCTTTAAGAGATCCTGTCTTTTTTTCACAAAATGCTGTTCTTGTTGCTCAACAATTATTGGGAAAGTATTTAGTTCGGATTATTGATGGTAAAAAAATTAATTGTAAAATTGTTGAAACTGAAGCTTATGATGGACCAACGGATGATGCTAACCATGGTTTTAATAATAAGCGCAGTTTACGGAATGAAACATTATTTTGACAAGGTGGATATGCTCATATTTTTATGATTTATGGGATGTATTTTTGTTTTAATATTGTTACTGACCAAACAGACTATCCGAGTGCTGTTTTGTTACGGGCTGGTGAAATTGTTGTTGATGAAACAACTCCTAATTTTGTTAGCAAACCCAATTTAGCAAATGGCCCGGGAAAATTATCACGTTATTTAAAAATTAATAAAACTGATGATGGCCTTAATCTTATTAAAAGTTCAACTTTATATTTAGAACAAGAAGCAATCCCCAGTGTTTTTGACATCACCACAACATCACGGGTTAATATTGATTATGCAACTAATTTTAAGTTAAAGCCATATCGTTTTTATATTACAAATCATAAGGCAGTTTCAAAAAAGTAA